One genomic region from Sphingomonas paeninsulae encodes:
- a CDS encoding PepSY-associated TM helix domain-containing protein, which produces MIHLPKRETKLLVAIHGWSGIVLGLLLYAVVITGMTAVFATEIGVWSAGIVESRSAFERPVDKSVRDLSARTPAKYRNDISLFEVGDHGLGAFFHHDEIAPSGQPISRGIYYQLNRAGKIISAHEGTGEEVFGPRNDDALSSFLVDTHVRLHLPNPWGLLLTGILGLTMLVAAISGLLIHRHLFKDIFTLRRNANPVLVNRDRHSVAGTWSLPFAFVLAFTGSFFSFFGTIGVPIVAMAAFGGDQQAFSEAVFGNPAKPNPSVTPMGNLDLITQDAIRRTGAAPTFMSIEKYGRADAAVTTFHPPHQGGIAPMSLGYHGANASFDRVKPLIGPKPSMGGTAAAIMQPLHFGNFAGLFSKAVWFGLGFAMCYVTLTGLRLWLVRRRERQRSLDWLERG; this is translated from the coding sequence ATGATTCACCTGCCCAAGCGTGAGACAAAGCTGCTCGTCGCGATCCACGGATGGTCGGGCATCGTGCTAGGCTTGCTGCTGTACGCGGTTGTCATCACCGGGATGACGGCGGTATTTGCGACCGAAATCGGCGTCTGGTCGGCGGGAATCGTTGAGTCACGGTCGGCGTTCGAGCGGCCTGTCGACAAATCTGTCCGCGACCTCAGCGCCCGAACCCCGGCAAAATATCGCAATGACATCAGCCTTTTCGAGGTGGGCGACCACGGTCTCGGTGCGTTCTTTCACCATGATGAAATCGCGCCCAGCGGACAGCCCATCAGCCGCGGCATCTATTATCAACTAAATCGTGCGGGAAAGATTATCAGCGCGCATGAAGGCACCGGCGAAGAAGTGTTCGGACCGCGCAACGACGATGCGCTGAGCAGCTTCCTAGTGGACACCCACGTCCGCCTGCATCTTCCAAATCCGTGGGGACTGTTGCTGACAGGGATACTCGGTCTCACGATGCTGGTCGCCGCGATCTCTGGCCTGTTGATCCACCGGCACTTGTTCAAGGATATCTTCACACTGCGCCGGAACGCCAATCCAGTGCTGGTCAACCGCGACCGTCACAGTGTTGCGGGCACTTGGAGCCTGCCGTTTGCGTTCGTTCTCGCCTTCACCGGCAGCTTCTTTTCATTTTTTGGCACGATCGGTGTGCCGATTGTTGCGATGGCGGCTTTCGGTGGTGATCAACAAGCGTTTAGCGAGGCGGTTTTCGGCAACCCAGCAAAGCCTAATCCGAGCGTGACTCCGATGGGCAATCTCGATCTTATTACTCAGGATGCGATCCGGCGGACGGGAGCCGCTCCGACGTTCATGAGCATCGAGAAATACGGTCGCGCGGATGCGGCTGTCACAACCTTCCACCCACCGCACCAAGGTGGCATCGCACCCATGTCCTTGGGCTATCATGGTGCCAACGCGAGTTTCGACCGCGTGAAGCCGTTGATCGGTCCCAAGCCATCGATGGGCGGAACTGCCGCGGCAATCATGCAGCCGCTTCACTTTGGTAACTTTGCCGGGCTTTTTTCCAAGGCTGTCTGGTTCGGGCTGGGGTTTGCGATGTGCTATGTCACGCTGACGGGCCTCCGCCTCTGGCTGGTACGCCGCCGCGAGCGTCAGAGGTCGCTTGATTGGCTCGAGCGGGGGTGA
- a CDS encoding SAM-dependent methyltransferase, producing MILFNRLFRALIVDGPLTVIDARGRAWHYGRVSSAIKPVTIRFHDSSTPLRIARNPAKGTGEAYMDGRMTVEVGDIRDLIDLIGYNTRWGVDNPTRVILWRPQQLASMFDTFNWQRRSKRNVAHHYDLSDRLYDLFLDADRQYSCAYFTDPLNSLDEAQEDKKAHIAAKLLLKPGQRVLDIGCGWGGMALYLNRVADVDVLGITLSEEQLKIARARAEAAGVAERVKFELMDYRSVAGTFDRIVSVGMFEHVGPPHYVTFFKQCCERLSPDGVMLLHTIGRADGPGATDAWLAKYIFPGGYVPALSQMMPAIERSYLWLNDLEVLRLHYAYTLERWYDRVAAARAEIIALYDERFFRMWQFYLAGAISAFRNDAHVVFQLQLTRKRDTVPIVRDYIGVSEAKLH from the coding sequence TTGATTTTGTTCAATCGACTCTTTCGCGCGCTGATTGTGGACGGCCCGTTGACCGTGATCGATGCACGTGGGCGCGCATGGCACTATGGACGAGTGTCGTCGGCTATCAAGCCAGTGACAATACGGTTTCACGATTCCTCCACGCCCCTTCGGATCGCGCGCAACCCCGCCAAAGGCACGGGTGAAGCGTATATGGATGGGCGCATGACGGTCGAAGTTGGCGACATTCGCGATCTGATCGACCTCATCGGATATAATACCCGATGGGGCGTGGACAATCCGACGCGTGTTATCCTGTGGCGGCCGCAGCAGCTTGCTTCGATGTTCGATACTTTTAACTGGCAACGACGGTCCAAACGCAATGTGGCGCATCATTATGACCTGTCCGACAGGCTCTATGACCTTTTTCTGGACGCTGACCGCCAATATAGCTGTGCTTATTTCACCGACCCGCTGAACTCTCTGGATGAGGCGCAGGAAGACAAAAAGGCTCATATCGCGGCAAAGCTTTTGTTGAAACCGGGCCAGCGGGTTCTCGACATAGGCTGCGGCTGGGGCGGTATGGCACTCTATCTCAATCGCGTAGCGGACGTTGATGTGCTTGGCATAACCCTGAGTGAAGAACAGCTAAAAATTGCCCGTGCCCGTGCGGAAGCTGCCGGTGTTGCCGAGCGCGTGAAGTTCGAGTTGATGGATTATCGGAGCGTCGCAGGGACGTTCGACCGCATTGTTTCGGTGGGTATGTTCGAACACGTCGGGCCACCGCATTACGTGACATTCTTCAAACAATGTTGTGAACGCCTGTCTCCCGATGGTGTTATGTTGCTGCATACGATCGGTCGCGCAGATGGACCCGGAGCAACCGACGCGTGGCTGGCTAAATATATCTTTCCAGGAGGCTATGTTCCCGCTCTCAGCCAGATGATGCCTGCAATCGAACGGTCTTATCTCTGGCTCAACGATCTCGAAGTGCTGCGGCTCCATTATGCCTATACTCTCGAACGATGGTACGATCGGGTCGCGGCAGCGCGGGCCGAAATTATAGCTCTGTACGACGAGCGTTTCTTTCGGATGTGGCAATTTTACCTTGCCGGAGCGATCAGCGCATTTCGAAACGACGCTCATGTCGTGTTCCAGCTTCAACTGACTCGCAAGCGCGACACGGTGCCTATTGTGCGTGATTATATCGGGGTATCGGAAGCCAAATTGCATTAG
- a CDS encoding Gfo/Idh/MocA family protein yields MRNLGSHSLHVLVHLFGEIVEVMADDRQLLSEWRFPDGSSIKPETNDFANLTLRFRSGMILQLQVSWSATVGSGWSLEAFGSEGRIVIASTAQFPTSRDTTLHAAKIGSTILEPVEIPSMFLDTPETGLNANAEPQASHPMSLAMLSMKHAIDGNGKAAPDFDQAWTVERILEAARQSAERRTWVEMSDIA; encoded by the coding sequence ATGCGCAATCTGGGCAGCCATTCGCTTCACGTGCTTGTGCATCTGTTCGGTGAAATAGTTGAGGTAATGGCGGACGACCGTCAGTTGCTAAGTGAATGGCGATTCCCCGATGGCAGCAGCATCAAACCAGAAACCAACGATTTTGCGAATCTCACGCTGCGTTTTCGCAGTGGCATGATCCTGCAACTCCAGGTTTCCTGGAGCGCGACGGTCGGATCCGGCTGGTCTCTGGAAGCTTTTGGCAGCGAGGGTCGCATCGTTATCGCATCGACGGCTCAGTTTCCGACGAGCCGCGACACGACCCTACATGCCGCCAAGATCGGCTCGACCATTCTCGAACCGGTCGAAATTCCCTCCATGTTTTTAGACACACCCGAAACCGGCCTCAATGCAAACGCCGAACCGCAGGCATCGCACCCAATGTCTTTGGCAATGCTCAGCATGAAACACGCCATCGACGGCAATGGCAAAGCCGCACCCGATTTCGACCAGGCGTGGACCGTTGAACGTATTTTAGAAGCGGCCCGGCAATCGGCGGAACGAAGGACGTGGGTCGAGATGTCAGATATTGCCTGA
- a CDS encoding Gfo/Idh/MocA family protein yields the protein MTLRVGIISANWGAYAHLPAWRATPGFEVTAICTSRRETAEAAAATHGIARPFWNAGEMIADPDIDVIDCGTRPNIRHAMVLAALRHGKHVYNGIPFAADIDRAREIHDAWLGSKSIAVVDAFAQWIPAHRLAKKMIDEGYLGQPFGAPVASTYRCSTNPTLTSRSIGSGKQGLAYPRCAIWAAIRFTCLCICSVK from the coding sequence ATGACGTTAAGAGTGGGCATTATCAGCGCGAATTGGGGCGCTTATGCCCATCTGCCAGCATGGCGTGCCACTCCCGGTTTCGAGGTGACTGCGATTTGCACGTCCCGGCGCGAAACTGCCGAGGCTGCCGCTGCGACGCACGGCATCGCGCGACCTTTCTGGAATGCCGGGGAAATGATCGCCGATCCTGATATAGATGTGATCGATTGCGGCACGCGTCCGAACATTCGCCACGCCATGGTTCTCGCCGCGCTGCGACATGGCAAGCACGTCTATAACGGAATTCCGTTTGCGGCCGATATCGATCGTGCGCGCGAGATCCATGATGCATGGCTCGGGAGCAAATCAATAGCGGTGGTCGATGCCTTCGCCCAATGGATTCCGGCCCACAGGCTCGCCAAAAAGATGATCGACGAAGGGTATCTTGGGCAACCCTTCGGGGCACCTGTCGCTTCAACATATCGCTGTTCAACGAACCCGACCCTCACTTCCCGTTCAATTGGTTCTGGGAAGCAGGGCTTGGCGTATCCGCGATGCGCAATCTGGGCAGCCATTCGCTTCACGTGCTTGTGCATCTGTTCGGTGAAATAG
- a CDS encoding M20/M25/M40 family metallo-hydrolase: MHASLFFLAMASTITPATQHASPQRMSDAVRVLASDAFEGRAPGTKGEQMTIAWLVEQLKSLGLEPGGPGGSWTQPVPLVRTQIGSATMQIEKPSTTTALVQERDIYVSTLKPVDSVAITKAPMVFVGYGVTAPERGWDDFKNVDLHGKVAIFLVNDPDFEATAGDDAFGKFGGRRMTFYGRWTYKYEEAARRGAIGALIIHNTAGAGYGWETVTAPHGENYDIVQRGENARVPLQGWLSNEAANRLFASAGLDLDKLRVEARSTKFKPVALNNLTFSASLAVSHSSVASQNVLAKITGAKRPDEVVMYGAHWDAYGRETAVPYAIRPGANDDGLGVAGLLEIARAFKAAPRPERTVVFGFWSAEERGLLGSETYATNPVFPVAKTVANITLDILQTAGPARDVMLVGQGQNDLEQSLAAAASRQGRTVTPEALPERGLFYRADHFSLAKRGVPTLLFMAISGAPDLIDGGRAKGNTWLQAYMACYHQACDSWSSDWDLRGAAADVDLALDVGRGLATSSRWPKWSADSEFTAIRARSRGIQ, encoded by the coding sequence ATGCACGCCTCACTGTTCTTTCTGGCCATGGCCTCTACGATAACCCCGGCTACTCAGCACGCCTCACCTCAACGGATGTCAGATGCTGTCCGCGTGTTGGCATCCGACGCATTTGAAGGGCGCGCGCCAGGGACCAAGGGCGAACAGATGACCATTGCGTGGCTTGTCGAACAGTTAAAGTCGCTTGGCCTCGAACCCGGTGGGCCGGGCGGTAGCTGGACACAGCCGGTGCCACTGGTTCGCACCCAGATAGGGTCGGCAACGATGCAGATCGAAAAGCCCAGCACGACTACAGCGCTGGTGCAGGAACGCGACATCTATGTCAGCACGCTAAAGCCAGTCGATAGCGTCGCCATCACCAAGGCCCCCATGGTTTTCGTCGGTTACGGTGTCACAGCGCCTGAACGTGGATGGGATGATTTCAAAAACGTCGACCTTCATGGAAAGGTCGCGATCTTCCTTGTTAACGACCCCGATTTCGAAGCGACCGCAGGTGACGATGCGTTCGGCAAATTCGGCGGACGGCGCATGACCTTTTATGGCCGCTGGACCTACAAATACGAAGAAGCAGCGCGCCGGGGAGCAATAGGCGCGCTCATCATCCATAACACCGCCGGTGCAGGATATGGCTGGGAAACGGTCACCGCTCCGCACGGCGAAAACTATGATATCGTTCAGCGCGGCGAAAATGCGCGCGTACCGCTACAGGGCTGGCTAAGCAACGAAGCTGCCAACAGGCTTTTTGCAAGCGCGGGGCTGGATCTGGACAAACTTCGTGTCGAGGCACGCAGCACAAAGTTCAAACCCGTCGCGCTGAACAACCTGACATTTTCAGCCAGTTTGGCCGTAAGCCACAGTTCGGTTGCCAGCCAGAACGTGCTTGCAAAGATAACGGGTGCCAAACGCCCCGACGAAGTCGTCATGTATGGTGCCCATTGGGACGCCTACGGACGAGAAACCGCAGTCCCATATGCGATCCGGCCCGGTGCTAATGACGACGGGCTTGGTGTCGCTGGTCTGCTTGAGATAGCTCGAGCGTTCAAGGCAGCGCCGCGCCCCGAGCGTACCGTAGTGTTCGGTTTCTGGTCTGCCGAAGAACGCGGGCTGTTGGGATCGGAAACCTATGCGACCAATCCGGTCTTTCCCGTTGCCAAGACTGTTGCCAATATCACGCTCGACATTCTCCAGACTGCCGGACCCGCCAGGGATGTAATGCTGGTTGGGCAGGGGCAAAACGACCTTGAACAAAGTCTCGCCGCTGCGGCATCGCGTCAGGGTCGCACTGTGACGCCCGAGGCTCTGCCGGAGCGAGGGCTGTTCTACCGCGCCGATCACTTCTCGCTTGCCAAGCGCGGCGTGCCTACACTGCTTTTCATGGCGATCAGCGGCGCACCCGATCTGATCGATGGTGGCCGCGCGAAGGGTAACACATGGCTGCAAGCGTATATGGCCTGCTATCATCAGGCGTGCGACAGTTGGAGCAGCGACTGGGATCTGCGCGGGGCAGCGGCTGACGTTGATCTTGCGTTGGATGTCGGTCGCGGCCTTGCGACATCCTCCCGCTGGCCGAAATGGTCTGCCGATTCCGAGTTTACAGCGATACGTGCGCGCAGCCGCGGAATACAATAA
- a CDS encoding LysR family transcriptional regulator — MKQVAQIARDTIGVRALRSFVEIIRTGSATAAGRNLGMTQSAVSRIIAQLESSVGFELFYRDRGRLVPTKDAITLAEEVELALAGLERVNSLIRDISVSATGELRVVAPPSFSEGLLPDMVASFSERYPGVRFNLDSRGIETTKTMIATRAVDCGFMKLPIVGVDLNAETLVASGSVCVLPDGHPLAKHEVLTPPLLHKHPLVLLGSGRQWRAQIDHAFSQYGLRPTVAIETHTHGSACALAALGMGIAIVNSLLAKSYIRPPLIQRPFEPPIIHEYAFVTSSLSRPSRLTLDFKDEARRFLSDLNL; from the coding sequence GTGAAGCAGGTCGCGCAGATTGCGCGCGATACCATCGGCGTGCGCGCGTTGCGCAGCTTCGTCGAAATCATCCGCACCGGATCAGCGACTGCGGCCGGGCGTAACCTTGGCATGACACAGTCGGCTGTAAGCCGGATCATCGCGCAACTCGAAAGCTCGGTCGGTTTCGAGCTTTTCTATCGCGACCGTGGACGATTGGTGCCAACTAAGGACGCCATCACCCTCGCCGAGGAAGTCGAACTGGCGCTGGCTGGACTAGAGCGCGTCAACAGCCTGATCCGCGATATTTCAGTCTCTGCCACCGGCGAACTTCGTGTCGTCGCCCCGCCCAGCTTTTCCGAAGGCTTGCTGCCCGACATGGTGGCAAGCTTTTCCGAACGTTATCCCGGCGTCCGCTTCAATCTCGATTCTCGCGGTATAGAGACGACCAAAACAATGATCGCCACGCGCGCCGTCGATTGCGGTTTTATGAAGCTGCCGATCGTGGGCGTGGACCTCAATGCCGAAACGCTCGTCGCCAGCGGTTCGGTCTGTGTCCTGCCCGACGGTCATCCTCTGGCGAAACATGAAGTTCTGACGCCGCCGTTATTGCACAAACATCCGCTCGTTTTGCTGGGGTCGGGTCGACAGTGGCGTGCCCAGATCGATCATGCATTTTCTCAATATGGTCTGCGTCCCACAGTCGCAATCGAGACTCATACCCACGGCTCGGCCTGCGCGCTAGCTGCGCTCGGCATGGGTATCGCGATCGTCAACAGCCTCCTCGCCAAAAGCTATATCCGACCGCCTCTTATCCAGCGACCGTTTGAGCCACCCATCATCCACGAATACGCGTTTGTGACATCGTCGTTATCGCGACCGTCCCGCTTAACCCTGGACTTCAAGGACGAAGCTCGCCGTTTTCTGAGCGACCTTAATCTTTGA
- a CDS encoding CocE/NonD family hydrolase yields MATRRRGSNDALSQRNWRIVEVYARRESRPLTFDFDPANPVLTVGGAIASGAPVMVAGAFDQSASAHRADVLVFDTLPLSTDVELTGTVVAHLYVSSSAVDTDFTIKLLDVYPPSDDYPQGFAMNLAHGILRTRFRHSFENPEPMEPNAVHALTIPAFPTSNLFARGHRIRVEVSSSNFPHFDVNPNVDWRDPAAVPQIAHNAVHIDAAYPSHIVLPVVPPRN; encoded by the coding sequence ATGGCCACCAGAAGACGTGGTTCCAACGACGCTCTATCTCAACGAAACTGGAGAATTGTCGAGGTATATGCCCGGCGGGAATCTCGCCCCCTGACTTTCGATTTCGACCCGGCAAACCCGGTCCTCACAGTCGGCGGGGCCATTGCATCCGGTGCGCCGGTCATGGTTGCCGGAGCTTTCGATCAGAGCGCCAGCGCGCATCGTGCGGACGTACTCGTCTTCGACACGCTGCCGCTTTCCACCGATGTCGAATTGACGGGTACGGTGGTAGCGCATCTCTATGTCAGTTCATCGGCGGTCGACACGGACTTCACGATCAAGCTGCTCGACGTCTATCCTCCCAGCGACGATTATCCACAGGGCTTTGCGATGAACCTCGCACATGGCATCCTGCGCACGCGGTTCCGACATTCCTTCGAGAACCCCGAGCCGATGGAGCCAAACGCTGTCCACGCCCTTACCATTCCGGCCTTCCCGACGAGCAACCTGTTCGCGCGGGGCCATCGCATCCGCGTCGAGGTATCCAGCAGCAACTTCCCGCATTTCGACGTCAACCCGAACGTCGACTGGCGCGACCCTGCGGCCGTTCCACAGATCGCTCACAATGCGGTCCATATCGACGCCGCGTACCCTTCGCATATTGTTCTGCCAGTGGTTCCACCACGCAACTGA